One Chromobacterium paludis genomic window carries:
- a CDS encoding formate/nitrite transporter family protein — translation MSHSSTLAYVADEAASKQKVLLSEPGRYLLSAAMAGALIAVVLAVSLKLGQVFFAAGDSGYYIATSGFFGVALVSIIICKVELFTSNVMYFTVGRLSGRCHTRSLFLSWAMVYLGNLIGVLLFVAVLAGAGGMGALPADHLLFSVVEHKVSASSMEIFWKGVLCNWIICLAVWVPMRLANEAARLLIIMLLVFVFFFSGFEHSIANMAFFALAKLQGMAGLEWADILHNMLPATLGNIVGGAVGVGLVVFRLERHTLQLV, via the coding sequence ATGAGCCACTCCTCCACACTCGCCTACGTGGCCGACGAAGCGGCCAGCAAGCAGAAGGTGCTGCTGTCCGAACCCGGCCGTTACCTGCTCAGCGCGGCCATGGCCGGCGCGCTGATCGCCGTCGTGCTGGCCGTCAGCCTGAAGCTGGGCCAGGTGTTTTTCGCGGCCGGCGATTCCGGCTACTACATCGCCACTTCCGGCTTTTTCGGCGTGGCCCTGGTCAGCATCATCATTTGCAAAGTGGAGCTGTTCACCAGCAATGTGATGTATTTCACCGTCGGCCGGCTCAGCGGCCGCTGTCACACTCGCAGCCTGTTCCTGAGCTGGGCGATGGTTTACCTGGGCAATCTGATCGGGGTGTTGCTGTTTGTCGCGGTGCTGGCGGGCGCGGGGGGCATGGGCGCTTTGCCGGCCGATCACCTGTTGTTCAGCGTGGTGGAGCACAAGGTGAGCGCGTCCTCGATGGAAATTTTCTGGAAGGGCGTATTGTGCAATTGGATCATCTGTCTGGCGGTGTGGGTGCCGATGCGTCTGGCCAACGAGGCGGCGCGGCTGTTGATCATCATGCTGCTGGTGTTCGTATTCTTCTTCTCCGGCTTTGAGCACAGCATCGCCAACATGGCCTTTTTCGCGCTGGCCAAGCTGCAGGGCATGGCTGGCCTGGAGTGGGCCGACATCCTGCATAATATGCTGCCGGCGACGCTGGGCAATATCGTGGGCGGGGCAGTGGGTGTCGGTCTGGTGGTGTTCCGGCTGGAACGTCACACATTGCAGTTGGTCTGA